GGAGTAAAAAATGGAAAATTCTAAAAAAAATACCCTTTGCCAAAATAAGACACAACATAAATCAATAGTTCTTATCTCAACACTAGAGTATATAAACAAAACACATAATAAATACACACAAAAAAACATACTCTATTACTTTAATGAAAATCTTAAAAGAAATGGTCAACTACCCGTTAAAATAAAAACACTGCAAAATTATCTTTACAAATTAGAAAAAGAAATTAAAGTAACAACTAATTATCACAAACACTTAGGAGTAAATTGCGGCACCGAAATATACTATCAACTTAATTTTTCAAAAAAAGAATGTTACCAAAAAATCTATAAATACTTTCAAGAAAAAAAAGATTTAAGATTTCAAAATAGAGCTACAAGGGGCCTTAAAGATAGATTTACTAAAAATGGGAGTGTAGATTTAAAGGAGTGTTTAAATAATAAAAATAATATAAAAGAAGAAAGAAAGATTAATGAAATAGAAAAGTATCAAGTAAGAAATTACTTCAATAAATGTAACTTTTTATGTAAAAAAATTCTTTCAATTTTTCTTACAATTTTATTCAATTTAGATATTGATAAAGATAATATAATCAAAATACTTAAAATCATAAAAATAATAGAAATTAAATTGCTAAAAAATAAAAATATACATTTTACTAAATCTTGCATGAAAGAAAAACAAGAAAAATTAAAGAAAATTCTAT
The window above is part of the Borreliella burgdorferi B31 genome. Proteins encoded here:
- a CDS encoding plasmid maintenance protein, which encodes MENSKKNTLCQNKTQHKSIVLISTLEYINKTHNKYTQKNILYYFNENLKRNGQLPVKIKTLQNYLYKLEKEIKVTTNYHKHLGVNCGTEIYYQLNFSKKECYQKIYKYFQEKKDLRFQNRATRGLKDRFTKNGSVDLKECLNNKNNIKEERKINEIEKYQVRNYFNKCNFLCKKILSIFLTILFNLDIDKDNIIKILKIIKIIEIKLLKNKNIHFTKSCMKEKQEKLKKILCNTQKEFEKNEYNPKQLEISFQKIYENYKFKPHFIIESHKYSDLNNIKRKLEKSIERKKENSQQNYQDLKTNIFNILIEQLKKEVNIELLKPIIKEYLNNQKKIEYNKVFCTYYCELLELIKNQKSLLNLKELDRKAI